A part of Cannabis sativa cultivar Pink pepper isolate KNU-18-1 chromosome 6, ASM2916894v1, whole genome shotgun sequence genomic DNA contains:
- the LOC133038998 gene encoding uncharacterized protein LOC133038998, protein MEQLRHILAMLNRPPTTASAPEAPADPSTPPPAASPPVEEDEVFPEDYDPYEGAPATPIEAQPLIHVHDTESQGEILSIEAQPAVVKSRKRKRKPPVWFGDYTEMKRRHRPSSTFDPLELPDEKLLTTFRKWCVGLIPNHRLRDLRSGDYGPGFFWIMLTPKEWLTDDHIDAAMHMLRRRRTDYPLTFPQKGIILSTFVTAMISSAWTSHKGPRKNFKWEEYILDYCTGFHKVLF, encoded by the exons ATGGAGCAGCTCAGACAcatattggccatgttgaatcgtccgccaacgacagcttcagcaccggaggccccagcagatccatctaccccaccaccagctgcttcacccccagtagaagaggatgaggtcttccccgaagattacgatccttatgagggagctccagcgactccgatcgaggcacaacctcttatccatgtacatgacaccgagtcgcagggtgagattctgtccatagaggcacaacctgcagtggttaagagtcggaagaggaagagaaagcctcctgtatggttcggtgactatacggagatgaagaggagacataggccatcttcgacttttgatcccctggagctaccggatgagaaattgttaaccactttccgaaagtggtgtgttggactcattccgaaccaccgacttcgggatttgagaagtggtgattacggtccaggattcttttggataatgctcacaccaaaggaatggcttacagatgac CATATAGATGCAGCAATGCATATGCTGAGGAGGCGACGCACCGACTATCCACTGACATTTCCTCAGAAGGGTATCATTCTCTCCACATTCGTGACCGCCATGATCAGCAGTGCATGGACGAGCCACAAGGGTCCGAGGAAAAACTTTAAATGGGAGGAATATATCCTGGACTACTGCACAGGGTTtcataaggtattgttttag
- the LOC133038999 gene encoding uncharacterized protein LOC133038999, with amino-acid sequence MAPRLIIPAPEHFTGRVTYRGTGIFAKIKARFEEFNLNNTAKESRFGSFWNAVPLTFSSVLFHQLLLHKMKVDAQEELRMRFYVGRKEVRFGVLEFALITGLDFSSGPTEEEKAAQVARSGSDRLINKYFNRSDSVKTEALQLQFTNCQNPEDLYKLGLCLFVESVLLGREANALITPHIIRYVEDLEFFFRIPWGKHSFARLMHSLQKYMLKQKANYEKKLSSDVQHECKYTAYGFAPAVQYWAYEAILEVGKRYGTNHGIRFPRMLSWTSKGDIGKKDVSALFSRRNLEVVKGLLPRTEEEAFVRTISYDGVENLVDDAVDDTEAEAGSQVPETQVPDTQERDTQVPISGTFFYVFIFYYFFYIVEGISYAYRIFLIYIFSGHCFRTSAQCTICIRRSGCRVH; translated from the exons atggctcccagactcattattccagcacccgagcatttcactggccgcgtcacatataggggcactggaatttttgcaaaaattaaagctcggtttgaggagttcaaccttaataacacggcgaaggaaagccgtttcgggagcttctggaatgccgtaccactgacattctcctcggtgttatttcaccagctactgctccacaaaatgaaagtggatgctcaggaggagttgaggatgaggttttatgttggtcggaaggaggtccgattcggggtgctggagtttgcactcattacgggtttggacttctcctcggggccaacagaagaggagaaggctgcgcaggtcgcgcgctcggggtcagaccgattgatcaacaaatatttcaaccgGTCTGATAGTGTGAAGACAGAAGCACTCCAACTTCAGTTCACAAACTGCCAGAAcccggaagacttgtacaagctcggcttgtgcttgtttgtggagtcagtGCTTCTGGGCCGCGAGGCCAACGCGCTGATCACGCCTCACATCATTAGATATGTGGAAGACCTCGAGTTCTTCTTTCggattccttgggggaagcactcattcgccagactcatgcactcgcttcagaaatacatgttgaaacagaaggccaactacgagaagaagctgagttcggatgttcagcacgagtgcaaatacacagcatatggcttcgcacctgcagtccaatattgggcgtacgaggccattttggaggttggcaagaggtatggcacgaaccacgggattcggttccccaggatgcttagctggacgagcaaaggcgatattgggaagaaagacgtcagcgcattattttctagacgg aatctggaagtggtgaaggggctacttccacggacagaggaggaggcatttgtgaggacaatatcttacgatggtgtggagAACCTGGTTGATGATGCTGTGGATGACACAGAGGCTGAGGCAGGTAGTCAGGTACCAGAGACTCAGGTCCCAGACACTCAGGAAAGAGACACTCAAGTACCAATTTCTGGaacttttttttatgtctttattttttattattttttttatatagtggaGGGTATATcgtatgcttaccgtatttttttgatatatattttttcaggccACTGCTTCAGAACCTCAGCCCAGTGCACCATCTGCATCAGGCGTTCGGGGTGCCGAGTACACTGA